DNA from Aliarcobacter butzleri:
TTGCTCTTAGTGGATTTCTAATGGGGGTCTATAATAAACTTGATATTTTGGGAGTTTTTATTGCTGCATTTTTAACTGCTTTTGGTGGAGGAATGATAAGAGATGTTCTTGCAGATAGAACACCTTATGTTTTTACTTCAAATCTTCCTTTAATTTTGGTTATTACTACAGTTTTAATCGCTATGTTATTCAAACTTCATAAGATTGATGATTTAGAAGGAAAATGGGCATTTGTTATTTCTGATGCTATTGGTTTGGTATCTTTTTCTATTGCTGGAGCAATTATTGCAATAAATAGTGGTTTTAATTTTTTAAGTGTATTAATTCTTGCTTTTATAACTGCTGTTGGTGGTGGAACTATAAGAGACATTTTAATCAATAAAGTTCCATTTATATTAGTTTCAGAATTTTATGCAAGTGTAGCTTTGATTGTAGGTATTGCTGTTTATATTTTAGAACTTTTTGAAATAAGAAACTTATTTACTTTATCAATAGTTTTTATTTTGGGTGTAGCGTTGAGAATTATTGCTTATTATAGAAAATGGCATCTTCCAACTTTATCAAAAGAAAATTAACTTTTCATTTACTTTTTATAGATAAACTTTTGATATTTTTAATTAAAGGAAAAAATTTATGATTAAAAAATTGCTACTTACAATTTTTTTAGGTGTTGTTGCATTTGCTAATCCTTTGGCTGTTGATAGTACAGTTTCTGAACTAAAAATCAAAGACCAATTTGAAAAAGAACATACATTAAACGCAAATATCAAAACAATTTTATTTGCTAGTGATAAAGCAACAAGTGATATGATAAGAGATTATCTTTTACCATTAAGCGAAAAAGAGAATATTTTAGAAAAAAACAATGCTGTTTATATTGCTGATATTTCAGGAATGCCAAGTTTAATTTCAAAATATATAGCTCTTCCAAAAATGAAAAAATATCCTTTTTCAATTTTACTTTTAGATGATACAAACAAAGATAATTTTACTAAAGAAGATGGAAAAATTATAGTTTATACTTTAGATAACTTAAAAGTTACAAATATAACTAAAATTTCAACTCCACAAGAGTTAGCAAATATTATCAAATAAGGATATTAGGTTTAACCTAATATCTTTTTAAAAGCTTCTACAATTGCCTCTTTTTCTAAATTTTTTATTTTTTCTTCAAGAGTGTCAACTGTTTCATTTTCTTCTAATTTTAGTTTTTTTACTAAAATTTTTTCACCTTCATCATAAACCTCATTTACAAAATGTATTGTAACCCCAGATTCTTTTTCACCGTTTTTAATTACAGCTTCATGTACAAATCTACCATACATTCCAACTCCTCCATAAATCGAAGGTAAAATTGCTG
Protein-coding regions in this window:
- a CDS encoding trimeric intracellular cation channel family protein, encoding MSAFEIADIIGIICFALSGFLMGVYNKLDILGVFIAAFLTAFGGGMIRDVLADRTPYVFTSNLPLILVITTVLIAMLFKLHKIDDLEGKWAFVISDAIGLVSFSIAGAIIAINSGFNFLSVLILAFITAVGGGTIRDILINKVPFILVSEFYASVALIVGIAVYILELFEIRNLFTLSIVFILGVALRIIAYYRKWHLPTLSKEN